CCTGCTGGTAGCCGGTGGTTGCGTCAATATCTTCCGTCCACGTTCCGTGGGTGAAGGCCAAGGCCGTGCGTGGTATCCCGTGTGGAACGCAGGTTCCACCTACACCATGGCTGCGGAAGCCGGTGCAGAACTGACCATGATGGAAAACCGTTTCGTTCCAGCCCGTTTCAAAGACGGCTACGGTCCGGTTGGCGCATGGTTTTTGCTGTTCAAAGCCCAAGCGACCAATGCTTACGGCGAAGTCTACATGACCAAGAACAAGGAATTGCTGAACGACTATCCTCCGTATGGTCAAGCAGCGGTTCCAGCTTCTTGCTTGCGTAACCACTTGATGCTGAAGGAAATGAAAGAAGGTCGCGGCCCTATTTACATGGATACCGTTACCGCTTTGGCAAAATTGCGTGAAACCCTGTCGCCGCGTGAAGTAAAACACTTGGAAGCAGAGGCGTGGGAAGATTTCCTTGACATGTGCGTCGGTCAATGCGGTATCTGGGTGGGTGAAAACATCGAGCCAGAGAAGAAAAACTCTGAACTGATGCCAACCGAACCGTACTTGCTGGGTTCGCACTCAGGTTGCTGCGGCATCTGGGCTTCCGGGCCAGAAGACGTGGGCGCTCCGACCAATGAAGAGCATCCTGAAGCAGACAAAATCCCTGCGCACCTGCCACAAGGCTGGAATTGGGGCTACCGCTCGATGACTACTGTGCGTGGTTTGTTCACAGCGGGTGACGGCGTGGGCGCTTCTGGTCACAAGTTCTCGTCTGGTTCACACACCGAAGGTCGTATTTGTGCGCAGTCGATGGTGAAGTTCGTGATGGACAACAAGGACTGGGTGCCGACGCTGGAAACGTCTGTTGACGATCTGGTTAGCGAAATTTACCAGCCAGTTCGTACTTTCTTGGAGCACAAGGACTACACCACAGCGATTGATATTAACCCACACTACATCACTCCGCGCATGTTGCAGTTCCGTCTCCAGAAAATCATGGACGAGTACGTGGCAGGTGTGGCGACTTACTACACTACCAACGGTCACATGTTGGCAGTAGCGGAAGAAAAACTGGGTATGTTGAAAGAAGATGCGCTGAAAATGCGTGCAAAAGACCTGCACGAATTGCTCCGCGCTTGGGAAAACTATCACCGTATCCTGACGGCGGAAGCGCACATGAAGCACATCCAATTCCGTCAAGAAAGCCGTTACCCCGGTTTCTACTACCGCATGGACCACAACTACGTGGATGAAGAAAACTGGCATTGCTTCGTAAACTCTGTCTACGACAAAGAAACCAAGTCTTGGACGGTATTTAAACGTGCTCACAAGGATTTAGTGGACAAGTCCAAGCTGTTTAAAGCTGCTGCACATTAAAATCGAGTTGTCGACAACAGCGCTAAACCTTACTATCGGGGTTTAGGCCACATCAGGGCATCTCATGATGCCCTGATTGTTATCTACGGTAGTCAATCTCGAGGAGTCCCCCACATGAAAATTATCCTATTAGGCGGCCCCGGTGCAGGCAAAGGCACTCAAGCTGGGTTCATCAAAGCAAAATACAATATCCCTCAAATTTCCACGGGCGACATGCTCCGCGCTGCGGTCAAAGCAGGCACTGAGATGGGGCTTGCTGCCAAAAAAGTCATGGATGCCGGTAATTTGGTGTCTGATGAAATCATTCTCGGTCTGGTCAAAGAGCGCACCGCTGAAGCCGATTGTGCTAATGGTTTTTTGTTCGACGGTTTCCCGCGCACTTTGGCGCAAGCTGCGTCGTTAAAAGCCCAAGGTGTCGACATTGATGCGGTGGTGGAAATTGCGGTTGACGATTCTGAAATCGTGCGCCGAATGAGCGGTCGTCGGGTGCATGTTGCTTCTGGTCGCACTTATCATTTGATATTCAACCCGCCCAAGGTCGAAGGCAAAGACGATGAAACCGGCGAAGACCTGATCCAACGGGTTGATGATGCGGAAGAAACCGTCTTGAAGCGTTTGGAAGTGTATCACGCGCAAACGGCACCGCTGATCGGCTATTATTCCGAGTGGGCGGCTTCGGGCGAAGCCAACGCGCCGCGTTACATTCGCATTGATGGCGTGGGTTCGGTTGACACTATCCGCGACACTATTTTCGCGGCCTTGGGTTAAAAGCATAGGAGCAACAATGACTGCATCTCCCGAAAAAGTGGCTGCTGGCAAGGTAGTCCAGTTCACTTACCGCATCGCTGACCGTCACTGCGATATTGTAGAGCAAGTGGATTTGCCCCTGAACATGGTATTCATGCGTCACAATCGCTTGTATGACCTGGTGGAAAAAGCATTGGTCGGTTGCCGCGTGGGGGATGAGGTCGCTGTTGATGTTCCCGCCGTGGATGGCGCGTGGGGCGAAGCCGATGCTGACCTGATTTTGGTGCAAGACATTGAGCACGTGCCACCGCCTTACCGCAAGGTCGGTGCCGAAGCGCAGTTTCAAGCTGAAAATGGCGAAATCAAAACTTTCAGAGTCACCAATGTCACGGAAGATGCGGTCACTTTGGATGGCAATCATCCGTTTGCCGGGCAAACCATGACCTTCCATGTCAAAATCATGGCGATCCGCGATGCCAGCAAGGATGAGTTGTTGCACGGAATTGAATCCGGTGCCCCGACCGATTTTGGCAATACGACCATTCATTAATCATGGAGGCAGCACAGTATGGCAATTCCTGATTTGACCGCCCTCGAAACATCCATTATCCAGCAAAGCATTAATGAGCGGTGGCGCAAAGGCGGCATCGTCGCGGAAGAAGTCGAAGTCGAATTACGCCTGTCCAAAGCCGACCGTGACGTAACCGCTTGCCCCGCACTGTATTGGGAACACAACGGTTGTACCTTCCTCGTCGCCAAGACCGGCGAGAACCGCTACCGCTCCCAATTTTTCTACTCTGCCAAAGAACAATTCAGCACCGGCATTGAAGAATACACCGATTTAGGCGACTGCGTGCTCTTCTTGCTGCGTTTGCAGGCAGATCACGAGAGCGAACGCCAGCAGAATTTCCCCACAGCATAGAGGAGTTTGTGTTTATGACCGTTAAAAATGCTTTTTACGCACAGTCCGGTGGTGTTACCGCCGTCATCAACGCTTCAGCCTGCGGCGTGATTGAAACCGCCCGCCAGCACAGCGACAAAATCGGCACGGTATACGCGGGTCAAAACGGCATTATCGGCGCATTGCTGGAAAACCTGATTGATACCAGCAAGGTTTCCGACGCCGATGTTGCGGCATTGCGTCACACCCCATCCGGTGCATTCGGTTCTTGCCGCTACAAAATGAAGAGCTTGGAAAAGAACAAGCGCGAATACGACCGTCTGATTGAGGTGTTCAAAGCGCATAACATCGGCTACTTCTTCTACAATGGCGGCGGCGACTCGGCGGACACTTGTTTGAAAGTTTCGCAATTGGCAGATTCAATGGGCTTCCCGATTCAAGCCATCCACGTGCCCAAAACCGTGGATAACGATTTGCCTGTGACCGATAACTGCCCCGGTTTTGGTTCGGTTGCCAAGTACATCGCGGTTTCCACCCGTGAAGCCAGCTACGACGTAGCCTCCATGTGTGCCACCTCCACCAAGATTTTCGTGCTGGAAGTGATGGGGCGTCATGCGGGCTGGATTGCTGCGGCAGGCGGTTTGGCAGCCGATGCGAACAACGATATTCCCGTCGTGATCCTGTTCCCCGAAGTTGAATTCAATCAGGAAAAATTCCTCGCGACCGTCGATGCGAAAGTGAAACAGTACGGCTATTGCAGCATCGTGGTGTCCGAAGGTTGCCATTACCCCGACGGTACGTTCTTGGCAGAGCAGGGCACGCGCGACTCGTTTGGTCATGCGCAATTGGGCGGTGCTGCGCCGGTGGTTGCCAATATGATCAAAGACGCACTGGGCTATAAATTCCACTGGGCGGTGGCGGATTACCTGCAACGTGCGGCACGTCATTTGTCGTCCAAGTCTGATGTGGAACAGGCGTATGCGCTGGGTAAAGCGGCGGTTGAGTTGGCGTTGGAAGGCAAAAACTCGGTCATGCCAGCGGTTATTCGCACCTCCAACAACCCGTATCAGTGGCACATTGGCATCGGCGAGTTGAAGGACATCGCCAACGTCGAAAAAATGATGCCAATGGAATACATCTCTGAAGATGGCTACGGCATTACGGATGCTTGCCGCGAATACTTGTTACCGCTGATCGACGGCGAGGATTACCCGCCATACGAAAACGGGATGCCGAAATACGTCACCTTAAAGCACGTATTGCTGGAGAAAAAGCTACCCGAATTCGCGCTATAAGCCGTAGGGTGGGTGGAGCGCCGCGCTACCCACCGTTTTTCTTTTTGTCTCACACAGCACACTGGGTAATAACAATCATGGCTGAAAAACTCGACATTCCCGAAGAATTCCAAAGCTCTCTCGTTCCCGAACTGCTGACGGATGATACTGTTATTCAGTTTCACTGCCACCCCGGTGTTTCCTGTTTCAACAGTTGCTGCAAAGCGGCGGATGTGACGCTTGCACCGTATGACATCATTCGCTTGAAAAAACGCCTAGGTATGACGTCGAGCGAGTTCCTCGACCAGCATACGGTGCCGTTTGAGACCGATGGTCACGGCACACCCGGCGTCAAGTTGCGCACTGACGAAACCAAAGCGTGTCTGTTTGTGCGTGAAACAGGCTGTAGCGTTTACGAAGATCGTCCTGCCGCGTGCCGTTATTACGGGTTGGGGCTGTTGTCGCATCGCGCCTCCGGTTCTTCAGAAGATAAACAATACTATTTCCGCAATCAGGAAGCACACTGCCAAGGTTGGAAAAGTGAACAGGTGATCACCGTGCGTGATTACCGCGAGCAGCAAGGCGTGCCGGAATACGACGCAATCAACCGCGAATGGATGCAGTTGATGCTGAAAAAGAAATCAGCAGGCCCCGCGATTGGCAAGCCTGATCCGCTGAGTTTTCAGTTGTATTTCATGGCAAGCTTCGACATTGACCGTTTTCGGCGTTTTGTGGAAAGCCCCGCGTTTGCGAAGGTTTACATGATTGGCGATGACGAGCGCACTGCGTTTCAAGATGACGTGGTTTTGCAAAAGTTCGCGTTCCGTTTGCTGCGCCAAGTGTTGTTTGATGAGCAAACCATCCCCACGCACGCCAATGTGCTCGAAAAACGTTGGGAAGAGCGCAAAGACATTATTGAATTGCGCCACAAAGCGGCGGTTGAATTGCACTTGAAACGCACCGAAGAAGAGCGTCAAGCCGCCTTAGACAGTGGCTCGAACACAGCTTAATCAAAACCTCGCTAATCGCATCCGTTTTCGGGTTATTTTGGTTTTATCCGACTGGCGGACTATCTACCCGCCAGAAAACCTGTATACTTAGGGTCTCAATTTACATCGTTTCTATCGAGTCTGCGGGCATCCTGTCTACATCCTCTTGAACGGTTTACGAAAACCTTAAGGAGGTTCTCATGGCTACTAAGCTTTACGTTGGCAATTTGCCTTATTCTGTTACGCAACAAGGTCTGCAAGAAAAATTCGCTGCATACGGCGAAGTGACTTCTGTTAGCGTTATCACTGACCGTGATACTGGGCAAAACAAAGGTTTCGCATTCGTAGAAATGTCTAACAGCGGCGAAGCTCAAAAAGCTATCGACGGTCTGAACGGCGCTGATATGGGCGGTCGCGGCATGAAAGTTAACGAAGCAAAACCACAAGCACCACGCGATAACAATCGCAGCGGCGGCGGTGGTTTTGGCGGCGGCAACGGCGGCGGTGGTTCACGCGGTGGTCGCTGGTAATAAGCCTTCGGCTTAACCAAGCATTCAAAAACCCGGCCTTGTGCCGGGTTTTTGCTGTTGCGATAATCACAAGTGCATCAACAGTTTGGGGAGGTATAACCATGACGGTTTCTGTAGCGATTATTTCTGATACACACGGGCATCTTGACCCGCGCATTATCGAAATCATCCGTGAGTGTGATTACGCCATTCATGCGGGGGATATTTGCGGGGAAAATGTACTCGCGGCAATGCAGCCGAAAAGCGCGATGGTGATTGCGGTGGCGGGTAACAACGAGCCGCGTTGCATGGTCGATTTCCCCTTGCCATCCATTAGCGAGCTGGAATTGCCGGGTGGCAAGATTTGCATTGAGCATGGGCATGAGCACGGGCATCACACGCCTTGCCACGATTCCTTGCGGGCGCAACACCCTGATGCACGAATGATCGTGTACGGGCATACCCATAAAATGGTGCAAGACAAAAGCGCATTGCCGTGGGTGGTGAACCCCGGTGCAGCAGGGCTGACCCGCAATCACGGCGGGCCATCCTGTTTGGTGTTGACCGCGAACGATCAAGCGTGGGATGTGCGGGAAATCCGCTTCGCCGATTAGTTAACGCCGAGCAGCTCAACGTCAAAGATCAGGGTCGCGTTCGGTGGAATCACGCCGCCCGCGCCACGCGCACCGTAGCCCATTTCCGCAGGAATGACTAAAGTACGTTGCCCGCCGATTTTCATGCCTTGCACGCCGTCATCCCAACCTTTGATAACACGCCCACCACCGAGTGGGAACTCGAAAGGCTGCCCACGATCACGCGAACTGTCAAATTTCGTGCCGTGCTTGTCGGCAGCTTTTTCGTCGTACAACCAGCCTGTGTAATGCACAGAAACCATCTTGCCAGCGGTGGCTTCCGTGCCGTCGCCTACTTTTACATCCGTTTTAACTAAATCGACCATTTTAATATCCGTTGCTTGTGGGGAAGAAGTGCCTGTGGTACTCGTTGTGGCGGTTTTATCCGAACATGCTGCCATAAAAACGCTGCCGGAGAGTGCCACAGCCAGCATTAATAATGTGGTGGTTTTCATGTTTATCAATTCCTTGGCAAGAAAAAAGGAACATTATGCCCCCTTTTCCCTAAACGTGCGATAAACGGTTAGTTAGCGCTTATTTGTCCGCAATTTCACGCAGTCGCTTGGACTGGATGATATTGCCATTCAACGCTGCATCCAACGCGGAACGCCCGAACGCCACGTCCATCAACTGGCTGTAGTACATGACCGGCATGTCGAAATTGGTCTTGTAACGCGCATTGATGTCATCTTGGTAGATTTCAACGTTGGCTTGGCACAGGGGGCAAGGGGTGACGATCATGTTCGCACCGCTGTCGTAAGCGGATTCGATGATGTCTTTGACCAATGCCTGACCTTTTTCGGGTTCAGAGAACATCAGCGCACCGCTACAGCAAGCCACTTTTTTGTCGTACTTGGTGAGTGCTTCTGCGCCAAGGGTTTCGACCATCTTATCCAGATACATCGGGTTCTCGAACGATTCGCCGTCAATCCCGAAGGGGCGGTTGGTTTGGCAACCGACGTAACCGGCGATTTTCAGCCCTTCCAGTGGCTTTTTAACCTTGGAACCCAACACGTCGTAACCGATGTCTTCGATCAACACTTCCACCATGTGGCGGACTTTTTTGTTGCCCTTGTATTCCAGCTTGACCGATTGCAGCGCAATATTGGTTTCGGCTTTCAGGGCAGGGTTGTGGTTCAAGCGTTCCTGCACTTCGCGGGTGTTGAGCCAGCAAGCCGCGCAAGTGGCTACCACGTCCTGATCCGGGTGATGCTTTTCGGACAAGGCCAAGTTACGCGCGGAAAGCGTCATACGTGGCAATTCGCCACCGCCAGCATAACCGATGGATGCGCCGCAGCAGTTCCAATCCGGGATTGGGTTGAGCTTGATGTCCAGCTCTTCGCACAGGGTTTCCACCGACTTTTCCAGGTTGGAAGACGATGCTCCCTTCTGGGAAGAACAGCCGGGGTAGTAAGAATATTCATGCTTTGCCATTGTTACCTCATCCTCCTCATTTCGCGTCAGTGTTTGCGCCGACACGTGCTGCTTCCAGCTCTTCGGCTTTTTTCAGCATGGCGTGGAAGCCAGAAAGATCGCTAACGCCATGCCCACCGAGCATTTCCATCGGTGACATACGCTTGGCTTTCATCATGTTCATACCCAGTTTTTGCTTGCCCATCGACACTTTCAAGCCTTCGGCGAAACCGTCTTTGAAGTACAAGCCCAGACCCAGTTTCAGCTCGTTGACACGACCTTTCTTGATCAGGTTATCCCAGAACATTTGCCCGAATTTTTCCGTCGGCTGGTTCTTGGGTTTCATGCCCATGCGCTTACCGTAGTGCGCCAAGCCGTGCATGATGTGCGTAATCGGCAGACCACGCGGGCAACGTGCCACGCAGTTGTAGCACGAGGTACACATCCACATCGAGGTGGACGACAGCACTTCGTCACGCTTGTTGGCGCGGATCATCATGAACAATTCTTGCGGCGGGTGATCCCAGTGCGGCCCTAGCGGACACGAACCGGAACACACGCCACACTGCATACACATTTTGACCCAGTTGCCTTCCTCGACGTTATCCGTCACTTCTTTGAGGAAGTTGCCTTTGTATTTTTCAACCATCGCTTGATTGACAGCAGTAGTCATTCCAGCATCCTCCTTAGAACTTGAACGGGCTGAGACCGACGCGGTTGATGACTGCCACCATTTCGTCGAGCAATTTCGGGGCGCGGTCGATGTCGGTAATGGCAACTTCATGCACCGCGACGCGCTCGGCTTCGAGGTTCATGGTAGACAGGGTGTCGCCGATTTTTGCCATCCGCACATGCGCCATTTCCGAGCCTTTGACAAAATGGCACTGATAATCTGCGCCTTTTTTGCAGCCCATCATCACCACGCCGTCGTAGCCGCTACCCAACGCATCCTTGATCCAGATGGTGTTGGTCGAACCGAGGCAACGTACTGGAATCACGCGGATAAACGCACTGGATTCGTTGCGCTTCATCGCTGCCATGTCGAGGGCAGGGTAGGCATCGTTTTCACACGCCAGTACCAGAATACGCGGCTTTTCCTGGAACTCATCCGGCACATCGACGGCTTTCAATTGCGCCCCGACGGTTTCGATGGAGTAGTTCTTGAAGGAAATAACCTGTACCGGGCAAGCACCCATGCAGGTCCCGCAACGGCGGCAACGCGCTTCGTTGTATTGCGGGTAGCCTTTTTCGTTTTCGTCAATCGCACCGAACGGGCATTCCACGGTGCAGCGTTTGCACTGGGTACAACCTTCCTTACGGAACGATGGGAAGCTCAAGTCACCGGAACGTGGGTGGGCAGCGCGACCAATCGCGGAGTTTTCAATCGCCTGAATCGCTTTCATCACCGCGCCCATTGCGTCGGTTTGCGCTTGCGCGGCATCCATCGGGCGGCGTACCGGGCCTGCGCTGTAGATACCCGTGCGGCGGGTTTCATACGGGAAGCAGATGAAATGCGAATCGGTGAAACCATTCACCAATTGCGGCATATCCGGGCCTTGGCGGTAGTTCAGGTTGAGGATGGATTGGACGGAGACTTTCACTTCGCCGCTTTCGTCCTTGTCCTTCATGGTGTCGATGTCAGTACCGGAGTTGGGTAACATCCCCGTCGCCAATACCACCAAATCCGCGCCCATGTGTGCGTCTTCGTCAAGGATCAAGTCTTTGAAATTGACTTGCAAATCATTGCCCTTAACGTCAACCGTGGAAACTTTGCCTTTACGGAAAGTCACAAACTTGTCTTGCGCACTGCGGTAGAAATTTTCGCCGCCAGCACCCGGTGTACGGATGTCGTCAAACAACACGGTGGTTTCAATGTCAGGGTTAGTGTCTTTGAAATACATCGCTTGCTTGATGCTGGTAGCGCAGCAATGACCCGAACAGTAGGACAAATGCCCTTCTTTGGTGCTGCGTTGACCCGCGCATTGAACGAAGACCACGTTTTCGACCACTTTACCGTCGGCACGTTTGATTGGGCCATCGCCTGCGGCGCGAGCCAGTGCTTCCAGTTCCAGTTGAGTCACAACGTTCGGCGATTTGCCGTAGCTGAATTCTGGCAGGTTATTGGCATCGTAAGGGGTGAAGCCAGTGGCTTGCACAATCGCGCCAAACTCAGCGTGCGTGCCTGCGCCTACCGTAGAGGCAATATCCACCTCGAAACGCCCCGGCGCACCAGCGGTTTTCGCGATGGTTGAACTCAGGTAAACGGTGATTTTGTCATCCGCTTCGACCGCTGCGATCAGGGCTGCAACGCCGGTATCTTGCGGGTTTTGGAACGGGGAATGTTCTGGCTGGCGTTGCTTGAGTTGCCCCATCACGCCGCCCAAACGGTCGGACTTTTCGATAATGCTGGCGTAGTAACCGGCTTTGGAGGCTTCGAGTGCCGCTGTCATGCCGGTAATGCCGCCGCCGACCACCATAATGTGGTTGTTTTTGCCTTGTTCACCACTAGCATCGGCTTGTTGCATCGCCTTGACTTCGGCGCAACCCATGCGGATGTAGTCGGCTGCCATTTCCTGCGTGGTTTCGTCGTGTTCGCTGCCTTCGGGACGAATCCAGATAACACCTTCACGCAAGTTTACACGAGCGGTTGGTACTGCCCCGAAGTTGAAACTTTCGGTTTTGGCACGACGCGAACACGCCATAATGACCGCTTTGGTCACTTGGTCGTCGCCTTCTAACGCCATGTCGGCTTTGATCATGTCCACGCCTGCCTGACTGCACAGGAAGTCGTGGGTTTTGCAGAAGCCAATCCGACCTTCGCGCACGGCTACTGATTCGAGGGATTTAGTGTCAAGACGGTCGCCGATACCGCAACCCGTACACAGATAACCACCAATTTTCATCTTATGCTCCTGCTACCTGATTGACGACTTGCACCGCACGCAAAGCCGCAGCCGTGGCGTGTTGCACTGCGC
The DNA window shown above is from Candidatus Thiothrix sulfatifontis and carries:
- the aprA gene encoding adenylyl-sulfate reductase subunit alpha is translated as MAGTFGNPEVVQEEVDILIIGGGMAACGAAYEIMPWIGAAKDAGVDITVKLVDKAAMDRSGAVAQGLSAINTYIGPNQDPADYARMVSNDLMGITRDDLAYDLGRNVDDSVHLFEEWGLPIWKTVNGERFDGATWPKEGGKLLKDGGEPVRSGKWQIMINGESYKWIVAEAAKKALGSDNIQERVFIVKLVNDANDKNRVAGAVGFSTREDKVYVYKFKACLLVAGGCVNIFRPRSVGEGQGRAWYPVWNAGSTYTMAAEAGAELTMMENRFVPARFKDGYGPVGAWFLLFKAQATNAYGEVYMTKNKELLNDYPPYGQAAVPASCLRNHLMLKEMKEGRGPIYMDTVTALAKLRETLSPREVKHLEAEAWEDFLDMCVGQCGIWVGENIEPEKKNSELMPTEPYLLGSHSGCCGIWASGPEDVGAPTNEEHPEADKIPAHLPQGWNWGYRSMTTVRGLFTAGDGVGASGHKFSSGSHTEGRICAQSMVKFVMDNKDWVPTLETSVDDLVSEIYQPVRTFLEHKDYTTAIDINPHYITPRMLQFRLQKIMDEYVAGVATYYTTNGHMLAVAEEKLGMLKEDALKMRAKDLHELLRAWENYHRILTAEAHMKHIQFRQESRYPGFYYRMDHNYVDEENWHCFVNSVYDKETKSWTVFKRAHKDLVDKSKLFKAAAH
- the adk gene encoding adenylate kinase, with amino-acid sequence MKIILLGGPGAGKGTQAGFIKAKYNIPQISTGDMLRAAVKAGTEMGLAAKKVMDAGNLVSDEIILGLVKERTAEADCANGFLFDGFPRTLAQAASLKAQGVDIDAVVEIAVDDSEIVRRMSGRRVHVASGRTYHLIFNPPKVEGKDDETGEDLIQRVDDAEETVLKRLEVYHAQTAPLIGYYSEWAASGEANAPRYIRIDGVGSVDTIRDTIFAALG
- a CDS encoding 6-phosphofructokinase — its product is MTVKNAFYAQSGGVTAVINASACGVIETARQHSDKIGTVYAGQNGIIGALLENLIDTSKVSDADVAALRHTPSGAFGSCRYKMKSLEKNKREYDRLIEVFKAHNIGYFFYNGGGDSADTCLKVSQLADSMGFPIQAIHVPKTVDNDLPVTDNCPGFGSVAKYIAVSTREASYDVASMCATSTKIFVLEVMGRHAGWIAAAGGLAADANNDIPVVILFPEVEFNQEKFLATVDAKVKQYGYCSIVVSEGCHYPDGTFLAEQGTRDSFGHAQLGGAAPVVANMIKDALGYKFHWAVADYLQRAARHLSSKSDVEQAYALGKAAVELALEGKNSVMPAVIRTSNNPYQWHIGIGELKDIANVEKMMPMEYISEDGYGITDACREYLLPLIDGEDYPPYENGMPKYVTLKHVLLEKKLPEFAL
- a CDS encoding YkgJ family cysteine cluster protein, which encodes MAEKLDIPEEFQSSLVPELLTDDTVIQFHCHPGVSCFNSCCKAADVTLAPYDIIRLKKRLGMTSSEFLDQHTVPFETDGHGTPGVKLRTDETKACLFVRETGCSVYEDRPAACRYYGLGLLSHRASGSSEDKQYYFRNQEAHCQGWKSEQVITVRDYREQQGVPEYDAINREWMQLMLKKKSAGPAIGKPDPLSFQLYFMASFDIDRFRRFVESPAFAKVYMIGDDERTAFQDDVVLQKFAFRLLRQVLFDEQTIPTHANVLEKRWEERKDIIELRHKAAVELHLKRTEEERQAALDSGSNTA
- a CDS encoding RNA-binding protein; translated protein: MATKLYVGNLPYSVTQQGLQEKFAAYGEVTSVSVITDRDTGQNKGFAFVEMSNSGEAQKAIDGLNGADMGGRGMKVNEAKPQAPRDNNRSGGGGFGGGNGGGGSRGGRW
- a CDS encoding metallophosphatase family protein gives rise to the protein MTVSVAIISDTHGHLDPRIIEIIRECDYAIHAGDICGENVLAAMQPKSAMVIAVAGNNEPRCMVDFPLPSISELELPGGKICIEHGHEHGHHTPCHDSLRAQHPDARMIVYGHTHKMVQDKSALPWVVNPGAAGLTRNHGGPSCLVLTANDQAWDVREIRFAD
- a CDS encoding FKBP-type peptidyl-prolyl cis-trans isomerase gives rise to the protein MKTTTLLMLAVALSGSVFMAACSDKTATTSTTGTSSPQATDIKMVDLVKTDVKVGDGTEATAGKMVSVHYTGWLYDEKAADKHGTKFDSSRDRGQPFEFPLGGGRVIKGWDDGVQGMKIGGQRTLVIPAEMGYGARGAGGVIPPNATLIFDVELLGVN
- a CDS encoding CoB--CoM heterodisulfide reductase iron-sulfur subunit B family protein: MAKHEYSYYPGCSSQKGASSSNLEKSVETLCEELDIKLNPIPDWNCCGASIGYAGGGELPRMTLSARNLALSEKHHPDQDVVATCAACWLNTREVQERLNHNPALKAETNIALQSVKLEYKGNKKVRHMVEVLIEDIGYDVLGSKVKKPLEGLKIAGYVGCQTNRPFGIDGESFENPMYLDKMVETLGAEALTKYDKKVACCSGALMFSEPEKGQALVKDIIESAYDSGANMIVTPCPLCQANVEIYQDDINARYKTNFDMPVMYYSQLMDVAFGRSALDAALNGNIIQSKRLREIADK
- a CDS encoding 4Fe-4S dicluster domain-containing protein gives rise to the protein MTTAVNQAMVEKYKGNFLKEVTDNVEEGNWVKMCMQCGVCSGSCPLGPHWDHPPQELFMMIRANKRDEVLSSTSMWMCTSCYNCVARCPRGLPITHIMHGLAHYGKRMGMKPKNQPTEKFGQMFWDNLIKKGRVNELKLGLGLYFKDGFAEGLKVSMGKQKLGMNMMKAKRMSPMEMLGGHGVSDLSGFHAMLKKAEELEAARVGANTDAK
- a CDS encoding hydrogenase iron-sulfur subunit; translation: MKIGGYLCTGCGIGDRLDTKSLESVAVREGRIGFCKTHDFLCSQAGVDMIKADMALEGDDQVTKAVIMACSRRAKTESFNFGAVPTARVNLREGVIWIRPEGSEHDETTQEMAADYIRMGCAEVKAMQQADASGEQGKNNHIMVVGGGITGMTAALEASKAGYYASIIEKSDRLGGVMGQLKQRQPEHSPFQNPQDTGVAALIAAVEADDKITVYLSSTIAKTAGAPGRFEVDIASTVGAGTHAEFGAIVQATGFTPYDANNLPEFSYGKSPNVVTQLELEALARAAGDGPIKRADGKVVENVVFVQCAGQRSTKEGHLSYCSGHCCATSIKQAMYFKDTNPDIETTVLFDDIRTPGAGGENFYRSAQDKFVTFRKGKVSTVDVKGNDLQVNFKDLILDEDAHMGADLVVLATGMLPNSGTDIDTMKDKDESGEVKVSVQSILNLNYRQGPDMPQLVNGFTDSHFICFPYETRRTGIYSAGPVRRPMDAAQAQTDAMGAVMKAIQAIENSAIGRAAHPRSGDLSFPSFRKEGCTQCKRCTVECPFGAIDENEKGYPQYNEARCRRCGTCMGACPVQVISFKNYSIETVGAQLKAVDVPDEFQEKPRILVLACENDAYPALDMAAMKRNESSAFIRVIPVRCLGSTNTIWIKDALGSGYDGVVMMGCKKGADYQCHFVKGSEMAHVRMAKIGDTLSTMNLEAERVAVHEVAITDIDRAPKLLDEMVAVINRVGLSPFKF